CCGAGAAGCGGTCGGAATGCACCCAAATCTCATTGTGACCGTCGCCGTCCAGGTCGAGCACGTCCCAGGCGAGCGGTTCTCCGTCCCGCAGCTCGCGCTCGGCGCTGGCGAGATTCCGCCAGATGGCATCCCGAAGATGGGGCAGGTAGAGTCCGCCGAAGACCCCGTGCCAGTAGGCGTCGTTGCACTGCGCGCGACCGATCGCGCGACGGGCCCCGGGCGGATCGCCTCGCTGGCGGCAGAGCGCCGATAGCGCCTGCATCTTCTTGTGCATCCGATTCGACTCGGAATACTTCACCAGAAAGTTGCGCCAGTGGGCGCCGCGGAGGAGCGCGCCGTCCGGGCCTTCCACCCGCGACTCGCCGAGCTCCCGCTCCAGCCGTACCAGCCGGAGCGCGGCATCCGGCGGGAGCGACCAGCTCTCCATCTCGCGATAGGACGCGGTGGGCAAGTAGGCGATGCCGCCGCTCGGCACCACCTCGAGCGCGGCGTCGAGCCGGCTGAGCTGGACTTCGCCGCGCTCGACCAGGCCGCCGATCGTCCCCATGAAGCGGTCGAGCCAGCCTTTGCCGTAGACCCACTCCTTGGTGCCTGGCCATCCGCCGAACTTCTCGCCATCGTCCGCCAGGACCGCCAGCCCATGCCCCGCGTCCCGGAGCCCCCGCAGGTAGTCGGCGGTCTCCTCGGGCGGACGGAATGGGATCAGGTAGCGCAGCCGCTCATCGATGGGAAAGAGGGCGACGCGTTGCCCGTCGCTCTCGGTCCAGAACGGCTGGTGCAGCTGGTCGGCGGAGAAGCCGGTGACCAGGAAGTGGCGGTCGTCCACCAGCGCGTAGCTGACGCCGGCCAGAGCCAGGTCGGCGGCGAGCTCCGGCTCCCATACCCGTTCGGTGAGCCAGAGACCGCGTGCGGTGACGCCGAACCGGCGTTGGACCGCATCGCGCATCCAATGGATCTGCTCGATGCGATCCGCCCGGGGAAGGGAGGCCAGTACCGGCTCGTAGAAGCCGGCGAGGAGAATTTCGATCCGGCCGTCGGCGACCAGGCGGCCCACCCGGTCGAGATAGCCGGTTTCGTGGTTCTCCAGCCACTCCAGCAGCGGCCCGGAGAGATGCAGCACGACGGGGAGAAACTCCCGCCCGGCCAGGCTCTCGACCAGGGGCCGGTAGACGTCCTCGACGTGCTGAGCGAACA
The window above is part of the Gemmatimonadales bacterium genome. Proteins encoded here:
- a CDS encoding alpha-amylase/4-alpha-glucanotransferase domain-containing protein, with the protein product MPPIRFAFGLHLHQPVGNFDHVFAQHVEDVYRPLVESLAGREFLPVVLHLSGPLLEWLENHETGYLDRVGRLVADGRIEILLAGFYEPVLASLPRADRIEQIHWMRDAVQRRFGVTARGLWLTERVWEPELAADLALAGVSYALVDDRHFLVTGFSADQLHQPFWTESDGQRVALFPIDERLRYLIPFRPPEETADYLRGLRDAGHGLAVLADDGEKFGGWPGTKEWVYGKGWLDRFMGTIGGLVERGEVQLSRLDAALEVVPSGGIAYLPTASYREMESWSLPPDAALRLVRLERELGESRVEGPDGALLRGAHWRNFLVKYSESNRMHKKMQALSALCRQRGDPPGARRAIGRAQCNDAYWHGVFGGLYLPHLRDAIWRNLASAERELRDGEPLAWDVLDLDGDGHNEIWVHSDRFSALLSPRRGGALEEYTWFATGINYANVLTRRREAYLDLALERGAETTSQDGGTQTIHDIEEGIRLNERPPVDAADRALFLDRVLAHDLELAAYASGAYVPVHDWTRSPAAYAIEPRQSGVEVLCTLGEGSARLEKRVLFTSEGRIAVRYAWDAGTAHPDDLFTTELSLAGPLEVRCTSDAEEWRFDIETVAKSERGLDRTRQGESITLRWPVHQGQAAVEISPAG